The following proteins are co-located in the Sporosarcina pasteurii genome:
- the thiD gene encoding bifunctional hydroxymethylpyrimidine kinase/phosphomethylpyrimidine kinase: MTLKKILTIAGSDTSGGAGIQADLKTFQEHGTYGMTALTVVVTMDPATWSHSVYSLPIDVLKSQIKTAVSTGIDAIKTGMLSTEEVIATAGNAIRESELSTVVIDPVMVCKGEDEVLNPGTVDAMIEHLLPRALVVTPNLFEAGQLAGTGTPKSLDEMKEAAKKIHAHGAKNVFIKGGKGLKSDTAADLLYDGQAFTLYEAEKSENHYNHGAGCTVAAAITANLANGLDVKDAVGEAKKFVTAAIANGWQLNDFVGPVYHGAKNKFGAPEVTLTEV, encoded by the coding sequence ATGACATTAAAGAAAATCTTAACAATTGCTGGTTCAGACACATCAGGCGGCGCAGGCATTCAAGCTGACCTGAAAACTTTCCAAGAACATGGCACGTACGGCATGACTGCGTTAACAGTTGTTGTTACGATGGATCCGGCAACTTGGAGCCACAGTGTTTATTCACTTCCGATAGACGTCTTAAAATCTCAAATTAAAACAGCTGTTTCAACTGGCATCGACGCGATTAAAACAGGCATGTTGAGCACTGAAGAAGTAATTGCAACGGCGGGTAATGCCATCCGAGAATCAGAACTTTCAACGGTCGTGATTGACCCAGTGATGGTTTGTAAAGGGGAAGATGAAGTCCTCAATCCAGGAACGGTTGATGCGATGATCGAGCACCTCTTACCTCGTGCACTTGTTGTAACCCCTAATTTATTCGAAGCGGGTCAACTGGCAGGTACAGGAACGCCGAAATCTTTGGATGAAATGAAAGAAGCTGCGAAGAAAATTCACGCACATGGTGCCAAAAATGTATTCATTAAAGGCGGCAAAGGGTTAAAATCTGATACTGCTGCTGATTTATTATATGATGGACAGGCTTTCACGCTATATGAAGCAGAAAAAAGCGAAAACCATTATAACCACGGCGCAGGCTGCACAGTTGCAGCTGCAATTACAGCAAACCTTGCAAATGGCCTTGATGTCAAAGATGCTGTCGGCGAAGCCAAGAAATTCGTCACAGCAGCGATTGCCAACGGTTGGCAACTGAATGATTTCGTTGGCCCCGTCTACCACGGCGCAAAAAATAAATTCGGTGCCCCTGAAGTTACGTTGACTGAAGTTTAA